Proteins encoded together in one Longimicrobium sp. window:
- a CDS encoding dockerin type I repeat-containing protein, with protein MMRRFSLKAAVLAGVLLLGALIPALAQQRDPGLVGDVNGDGRITSADALAVYAYLAGRPIPASFDVPGRGDADGDGQITRADAELIMRVAV; from the coding sequence ATGATGCGTCGCTTTTCACTCAAGGCGGCCGTGCTGGCCGGGGTGCTGCTGCTGGGCGCCCTGATCCCCGCACTGGCCCAGCAGCGTGACCCCGGCCTGGTGGGTGACGTCAATGGCGACGGCCGAATCACATCGGCCGACGCCCTTGCCGTTTATGCCTACCTGGCGGGGCGGCCGATCCCGGCCAGCTTCGACGTTCCGGGCCGCGGCGACGCGGACGGCGACGGGCAGATCACCCGCGCGGACGCGGAGCTGATCATGCGCGTGGCGGTG